The Desulfobacterales bacterium genome segment TATTAAATCATTAGGGTTTACAGTTGATGTTACGGACTGGCGAAACTGGTGGTCTCCTCATGCCAAGAACTACGACCTTGTGATTGGCCTTGGGCGGGCATACACAAGTAGCTGTAAAAAAAAGGCAAAGGGATGTACGAAAATTTATTTAGGAACAGGGGCTTTTTTTGACCAAGCAATCGCAGGAGAAGAGTTACGGATTGAAAATCTTTACCAACGCAAAGGTAAAAAACTTACCCGTCGTTATCGAACCGAGAGAGACCTCGGACCTTTGTTTTCAGATGCCATTTTTGTAATTGGTAGCGACTGGGTGGTAGAAACATATAAGCAGATATCTCAATCTCCGATCTATAAACTTCCAAATTCGGTTGTGACTGGTGTTTCGAATACGACCGAGCGAAAAGATTACAAGGTGGCACGAAGGCATTTTCTTTGGCTTGCAAGCTTTGGAGCTGTTCATCGGGGGCTTGATTTGCTTTTGGAGGTTTTTTCCGACTTGCCGGAGTATCATCTCTGGATTTGCGGGAATGTGAGTAGGGAGTCAGATTTTGTAGCCATCTATGATGAGGAATTAAATCATACACCCAATATTCACCATGTTGGGTGGGTTGACGTCACTAGCAAAAAATTTGAGGAACTGACTGCGCGTTGTGCTTATCATGTTTTTCCTTCCGCATCAGACGGAATGCCCGGTGCTGTAATCAATTCGATGAAAGCAGGATTAATACCAGTATTAACTATTGAATCAGGTATGGAAACCCGAGGGCATAGCTTTTTAATTCAAGAATGTAGCCTTGACGGAATTCGCCGAATTATACAACAAGCCGCAGACGTTGACCCGAAAACATTGCAAGAAGAGGCTGAAGCAATTGTTTCTTTTGTTGAAAACAAATATACAAAACAGAGCTTTGCTGAAAGTTTTCGTGGCCACTTACTTTCGGTGTTAAATCGCTGAGATGGCAAGTTGAATTGGTGATAATCTTGATGTGTTAAGGTCCTATGGTTCAATTCATGGACGCATGTAGAAAATGCAGGGTTTGTTCAAGTAAAAAACTCCAATTATTGGGATGTTGTCCTCCTATTCCTTCTTCTGTAGTCGAGTTTTTTCCCAAAGAAATCAAAGCCGGGATAAACCCAGGTTCTCTATGGAGGTGTCAACAATGTGGAGTAGGGTTGCGTATCCCTTGTTTTACGGAGGGCCAACTTGAGGCAATCTATAAAAGGATGCCTTCAGGCCAGATGAACTATATTTTCCAGACGAATGAAGCCTGGCGAAGAACACGTGAGTACCTCGTCCGAATCTGGGGTGAAAATGATCAACCTTTTGTGCTCGACATTGGATGCAATGAGGGACTTTTCCTGGCAGGGTTACCTGTTTCCTGGAAAAGGCACGGAATTGAAGCTTCAAGAGAGTCTTGCTTGACGGCACGATCCAACCAAATAAAAATCATTGGCCATTTTTTGGGTGATGACCCCACGCCTTGGCATGGTCGATTTGATATTGTCTGTCTTTTTGATGTGTTTGAGCACCTTCCGAACCCTCAAAAAGGCTTAGCGCAAGCCCTTCGTTTTTTAAAACCCGGGGGTCTTTTTTTTGTTAGTACCGGGAATATAAGGGGATGGACGTGGCAGTGGCTAGGGCCGCAGAATTATTACTTGGCAACGCCGCTCCATCTTTCTTTTGCATCGCCAGAATTTTTTCGTTGGTTCTCTCGGCGTTTTTCAGCGCAGTTAGTAAAAATTATACCGATTAGCCACCGAGCAGGTGGGACGAGGGAAAAAATTGAAGACTTGATTTCTGTTTTATACGAGGGCTTTAGGCAAAAGGGTGGGCTCTTTCGTATACCTCAACGGGCAATTCAATTTCTCCCACGCTGGCGACATCTGATGCATAAAACAAGGCCCCCGTTTTCAGTACACTTGAAAGATCACATTTTGGTTGTTATGCGGCTGGAATGAAACGTGCTTCTATAGGAACAATAACGGCAGAATTGGGCTGGGATCATTGAGTGTTAATAAGGACCACCAAACGCACAGAATCCTGTTTACTGAATGCTTTCTTTATGGGGCAGATAATTAGGAGTACCATTTTGTATGAAATCGGTAGGATCGAAAAAACTTATCATCACCGGCTCCAGCGGCCTGATCGGCTCCGAGGCGGCCGCCTATTTTGACACACTGGGCTGGAAGGTGCATGGGGTGGACAACAACATGCGGGCCGATTTTTTCGGGCCCGACGGCGACACCACCTGGAACCTCAAGCGTCTTCAGGCCTCTTGTAATAATTTCACCCACCACCATCTTGATATCCGGGACCGGGGGGCCGTGCTCAAGCTCTGCGCCGAGATCGACTACGACCTGATGATCCATGCCGCGGCCCAGCCTTCCCATGACCTGGCGGCCAGCCGGGCCTTTGATGATTTCGACGTCAATGCGGTGGGTACCCTGAATCTGCTCGAGGCCACCCGGCAATACCGGCCCGAGGCGGTCTTCTGTTTTACCAGCACCAACAAGGTCTACGGCGACGCCCCCAACGAGATTCCTTTGCAGGAGTTGGAAACCCGGTGGGACTATGCCCGGCCCGAGGACTATAACGGCATTGATGAAAACTGCCGGATCGACCACTGCAAGCACAGCCTGTTCGGCGCCTCCAAGGTGGCGGCCGATATCATGGTCCAGGAGTATGGCCGCTATTTCGGGATGAAAACGGGTTGCTTTCGCGGCGGTTGCCTGACCGGGTCCCATCACAGCGCTGCGGAGCTGCACGGGTTTCTCGCCTATGTGATGCGGGCCACCTTTGAGGGAAGAAAATTCCGCATTTTTGGCTACAAGGGCAAACAGGTCCGTGATAATCTTCATGCCTATGACGTGTGCCGGGCCCTGCACGAGTTCTACAAGAATCCCCGCTGCGGTGAGGCCTATAACCTGGGCGGGGGCCGGGAGAACTCCGTCTCGGTGCTGGAGGCCATAGACAGGGCGGAACAGGCGCTGGCAAAAAAACTGGCCTGGACCTATGTGGACGACAATCGCATCGGCGACCATATCTGCTACATCACCGACCTGACAAAACTTAAGAATCATTTTCCCGATTGGTCCGTCACCCGCAGCCTGGATGATATTTTTGAGGAAATGGGCCGGGCCTGCCGGGCCAGGTAACTTTTATCCCATGCCGACAATGAAAATTCCCGAGCATTTCGCTTAACATGCCAAGGACAAGTTCGAAAAAAAACCCACGGCTTCTTGTCATTGGCGGTAGTCCCCCTGGAACCGGCTGCGTAGGCGAGATAATATTACGGGATATCTGCCTGAATTATCCCGCTGATCACATATGTTGTTTTTCCGTCTGTCATTTTAAATATATAAACTCATATACTCCTCCTCCGGAATTGACCAACATGCCTATTCGTTTGGGTATCTGGAAACACGAGCATGGATATAGGCCTTTTCCCGGAATCCTGGGTTTCCTTGCGGTGTTCATCGCCGGGAGTGTCGCCTTGCCACGGGATGCGAAAAGGCTTGTCAGGGAGGCGGTGGCTTTTGGGAGAGAGCACCGTATTGACAAGGTA includes the following:
- a CDS encoding NAD-dependent epimerase/dehydratase family protein; amino-acid sequence: MKSVGSKKLIITGSSGLIGSEAAAYFDTLGWKVHGVDNNMRADFFGPDGDTTWNLKRLQASCNNFTHHHLDIRDRGAVLKLCAEIDYDLMIHAAAQPSHDLAASRAFDDFDVNAVGTLNLLEATRQYRPEAVFCFTSTNKVYGDAPNEIPLQELETRWDYARPEDYNGIDENCRIDHCKHSLFGASKVAADIMVQEYGRYFGMKTGCFRGGCLTGSHHSAAELHGFLAYVMRATFEGRKFRIFGYKGKQVRDNLHAYDVCRALHEFYKNPRCGEAYNLGGGRENSVSVLEAIDRAEQALAKKLAWTYVDDNRIGDHICYITDLTKLKNHFPDWSVTRSLDDIFEEMGRACRAR
- a CDS encoding glycosyltransferase, producing MDILIKPPARILRALLWHAWGRWIVLGRTAIKSFFKKYTSYPVIRVGGGTSGKALLCYVLEPHLSNYDNSQRSVHCNQWRTLAIAEIIKSLGFTVDVTDWRNWWSPHAKNYDLVIGLGRAYTSSCKKKAKGCTKIYLGTGAFFDQAIAGEELRIENLYQRKGKKLTRRYRTERDLGPLFSDAIFVIGSDWVVETYKQISQSPIYKLPNSVVTGVSNTTERKDYKVARRHFLWLASFGAVHRGLDLLLEVFSDLPEYHLWICGNVSRESDFVAIYDEELNHTPNIHHVGWVDVTSKKFEELTARCAYHVFPSASDGMPGAVINSMKAGLIPVLTIESGMETRGHSFLIQECSLDGIRRIIQQAADVDPKTLQEEAEAIVSFVENKYTKQSFAESFRGHLLSVLNR
- a CDS encoding class I SAM-dependent methyltransferase; its protein translation is MNYIFQTNEAWRRTREYLVRIWGENDQPFVLDIGCNEGLFLAGLPVSWKRHGIEASRESCLTARSNQIKIIGHFLGDDPTPWHGRFDIVCLFDVFEHLPNPQKGLAQALRFLKPGGLFFVSTGNIRGWTWQWLGPQNYYLATPLHLSFASPEFFRWFSRRFSAQLVKIIPISHRAGGTREKIEDLISVLYEGFRQKGGLFRIPQRAIQFLPRWRHLMHKTRPPFSVHLKDHILVVMRLE